A DNA window from Carassius auratus strain Wakin unplaced genomic scaffold, ASM336829v1 scaf_tig00215316, whole genome shotgun sequence contains the following coding sequences:
- the dguok gene encoding deoxyguanosine kinase, mitochondrial isoform X2: MSGTSMRTIRRLFSSSVLYRFASSHMNRSNEIKRVSIEGNIAVGKSTFAKLLQSAGQDWEVIAEPVSKWQNVDQTTRTADGAQQSSSNLLEMMYHDPKRWSYTFQTFSCMSRMRTHLQPLAARLLQSTGTPVQVYERSVYSDRYIFALNMFELGCINSTEWAVYQDWHSFLVEQFGHRIQLEGIIYLRASPQTCMERLGRRGRMEEEGIQLDYLEKLHMKHEDWLINKSTKVHFEHLAKLPVLVLDAEVEFEKDAKVQDDLLTKVKDFFSVL; encoded by the exons atGTCAGGGACGAGTATGAGAACGATAAGACGCCTTTTCTCGAGCTCTGTTTTATACCGTTTTGCGAGCAGCCACATGAATAGGAGCAATGAAATAAAGAGAGTCTCGATCGAAGGAAACATTG CGGTTGGGAAGTCAACATTTGCCAAGCTGCTCCAGAGTGCAGGACAGGACTGGGAAGTGATCGCAGAGCCCGTCAGCAAATGGCAAAATGTGGACCAAACGACTCGG ACTGCGGATGGTGCTCAGCAGTCATCCAGTAACCTGTTAGAGATGATGTACCATGATCCAAAGCGCTGGTCCTACACTTTCCAGACGTTCTCCTGCATGAGCCGCATGCGCACACATCTGCAGCCCCTTGCTGCCAGGTTACTGCAGTCCACAGGCACACCGGTACAGGTGTACGAGCGCTCCGTCTACAGTGACAG GTACATCTTTGCTTTAAATATGTTTGAGCTTGGCTGTATAAACTCAACAGAGTGGGCTGTGTATCAGGATTGGCACTCCTTTCTTGTTGAGCAGTTTGGTCATCGAATTCAACTGGAGGGCATCATATATCTCCGAGCATCTCCACAG ACCTGCATGGAGAGGTTAGGCAGACGAGGTCGAATGGAAGAAGAGGGAATTCAGCTTGATTACCTCGAGAAACTCCACATGAAACATGAAGACTGGCTCATCAACAAGAGTACAAA GGTTCATTTTGAGCACCTGGCCAAGCTGCCGGTGTTGGTTCTGGATGCTGAAGTAGAGTTTGAGAAGGACGCTAAGGTTCAAGACGATCTCTTGACAAAG
- the dguok gene encoding deoxyguanosine kinase, mitochondrial isoform X1: MSGTSMRTIRRLFSSSVLYRFASSHMNRSNEIKRVSIEGNIAVGKSTFAKLLQSAGQDWEVIAEPVSKWQNVDQTTRQTADGAQQSSSNLLEMMYHDPKRWSYTFQTFSCMSRMRTHLQPLAARLLQSTGTPVQVYERSVYSDRYIFALNMFELGCINSTEWAVYQDWHSFLVEQFGHRIQLEGIIYLRASPQTCMERLGRRGRMEEEGIQLDYLEKLHMKHEDWLINKSTKVHFEHLAKLPVLVLDAEVEFEKDAKVQDDLLTKVKDFFSVL; encoded by the exons atGTCAGGGACGAGTATGAGAACGATAAGACGCCTTTTCTCGAGCTCTGTTTTATACCGTTTTGCGAGCAGCCACATGAATAGGAGCAATGAAATAAAGAGAGTCTCGATCGAAGGAAACATTG CGGTTGGGAAGTCAACATTTGCCAAGCTGCTCCAGAGTGCAGGACAGGACTGGGAAGTGATCGCAGAGCCCGTCAGCAAATGGCAAAATGTGGACCAAACGACTCGG CAGACTGCGGATGGTGCTCAGCAGTCATCCAGTAACCTGTTAGAGATGATGTACCATGATCCAAAGCGCTGGTCCTACACTTTCCAGACGTTCTCCTGCATGAGCCGCATGCGCACACATCTGCAGCCCCTTGCTGCCAGGTTACTGCAGTCCACAGGCACACCGGTACAGGTGTACGAGCGCTCCGTCTACAGTGACAG GTACATCTTTGCTTTAAATATGTTTGAGCTTGGCTGTATAAACTCAACAGAGTGGGCTGTGTATCAGGATTGGCACTCCTTTCTTGTTGAGCAGTTTGGTCATCGAATTCAACTGGAGGGCATCATATATCTCCGAGCATCTCCACAG ACCTGCATGGAGAGGTTAGGCAGACGAGGTCGAATGGAAGAAGAGGGAATTCAGCTTGATTACCTCGAGAAACTCCACATGAAACATGAAGACTGGCTCATCAACAAGAGTACAAA GGTTCATTTTGAGCACCTGGCCAAGCTGCCGGTGTTGGTTCTGGATGCTGAAGTAGAGTTTGAGAAGGACGCTAAGGTTCAAGACGATCTCTTGACAAAG